From one Saccharomyces cerevisiae S288C chromosome XVI, complete sequence genomic stretch:
- the SKS1 gene encoding putative serine/threonine protein kinase SKS1 (Putative serine/threonine protein kinase; involved in the adaptation to low concentrations of glucose independent of the SNF3 regulated pathway; SKS1 has a paralog, VHS1, that arose from the whole genome duplication): MLSDCLLNNFRITAQIGSGAYGLVFHVVDILTSREYAVKTVFKSSSMDEFYNKNGLNNNSQVARTTLLQTQLYHFFKSFQKKLFLPSVDLDSILQLTENELNRLPHYREIAFQLRVQSHGNIVKIHQVLESSIATFIVMDYYDRDLFTSIVDDKHFVNHGILIKKVFLQLCSALDHCHRLGIYHCDIKPENVLLDRNDNAYLCDFGLSTKSKYLAPNVCVGSSYYMAPERILYCLNTTTNGIHVDECCSSLPTDTGDIWSLGIILINLTCIRNPWLKAHQKEDNTFQHFANDNNVLKKILPISDELFTVLTKILQLNPYTRIDMKTLMSEVSSLTSFTREGPLSQVPILSSEVYMTHIIRNENLFLSDLSHFSADQEQQQQQQQQQQQVQEQEQEQKQEQIQNQEQAQQQQEEEDAEPESDIPSTYNSDGSMEKYEYTNNHNNSTFLTSSMDSTPYQSDIDDVSASKDCKFQQDTLRNRLLCLQMNFSTLTDGPNEKWLPDY, encoded by the coding sequence ATGCTGTCAGACTGCTTGCTGAACAATTTCAGAATAACGGCTCAAATAGGGTCGGGTGCGTATGGACTAGTGTTCCATGTGGTGGATATACTGACGAGCCGTGAATATGCAGTGAAAACGGTCTTCAAATCCTCCTCGATGGATGAGTTTTATAATAAGAACGGTTTGAACAACAACTCTCAAGTGGCGCGAACCACTCTTCTGCAAACGCAACTgtatcattttttcaaaagtttccaaaaaaaattgttcttACCTTCCGTTGATCTAGACTCGATATTACAGTTGACTGAGAATGAACTAAATAGGCTACCACACTACAGGGAGATTGCCTTCCAACTAAGAGTGCAGTCTCACGGCAATATCGTGAAGATTCACCAAGTTTTAGAATCTTCTATTGCCACTTTTATAGTGATGGATTATTACGACAGGGACCTTTTCACCTCGATAGTTGACGATAAGCATTTTGTAAATCATGGTATTTTGATTAAGAAAGTTTTTCTGCAGCTTTGCTCCGCATTAGATCACTGTCATCGTCTCGGTATATATCATTGTGATATCAAACCTGAAAATGTCCTACTGGATCGCAATGACAACGCTTATCTTTGCGATTTCGGGCTTTCCACTAAATCTAAATATCTAGCTCCAAATGTGTGCGTTGGCAGTTCATATTATATGGCTCcagaaagaatattgtaTTGTTTGAATACCACCACCAACGGCATACACGTCGACGAATGCTGTTCGAGCCTCCCTACGGATACAGGAGATATATGGTCTCTAGGCATCATCCTAATTAATTTAACTTGCATAAGAAACCCATGGTTAAAAGCTCACCAGAAGGAGGATAACACATTTCAACATTTTGCTAACGATAATAATGTCCTGAAGAAAATCCTTCCTATATCAGATGAGCTGTTCACAGTGTTGACGAAAATTCTACAACTAAATCCATACACAAGAATAGACATGAAAACTTTGATGTCCGAAGTTTCCTCTCTTACTTCTTTCACCAGGGAAGGGCCCTTGTCTCAAGTTCCAATCCTATCGAGCGAAGTTTACATGACGCATATTATAAGGAATGAAAACCTATTTTTGAGCGATTTATCACATTTTTCTGCAGACcaagaacaacaacaacaacagcaacaacaacaacagcaagtccaagaacaagaacaggaacaaaaacaagaacaaataCAAAACCAGGAACAAGCACAACAGCAgcaagaagaggaagatgcTGAACCGGAGAGTGATATTCCATCAACGTATAATAGTGACGGAAGTATGGAAAAGTATGAATACACTAACAACCACAATAATAGTACCTTTTTAACTTCCTCAATGGACAGTACACCTTACCAATCTGATATCGATGACGTTAGTGCTTCCAAAGATTGCAAATTCCAACAAGATACATTAAGAAATAGGCTATTATGCTTacaaatgaatttttctacTTTAACAGACGGTCCAAACGAGAAATGGTTACCAGATTATTGA
- the ERG10 gene encoding acetyl-CoA C-acetyltransferase (Acetyl-CoA C-acetyltransferase (acetoacetyl-CoA thiolase); cytosolic enzyme that transfers an acetyl group from one acetyl-CoA molecule to another, forming acetoacetyl-CoA; involved in the first step in mevalonate biosynthesis; human ACAT1 functionally complements the growth defect caused by repression of ERG10 expression), whose translation MSQNVYIVSTARTPIGSFQGSLSSKTAVELGAVALKGALAKVPELDASKDFDEIIFGNVLSANLGQAPARQVALAAGLSNHIVASTVNKVCASAMKAIILGAQSIKCGNADVVVAGGCESMTNAPYYMPAARAGAKFGQTVLVDGVERDGLNDAYDGLAMGVHAEKCARDWDITREQQDNFAIESYQKSQKSQKEGKFDNEIVPVTIKGFRGKPDTQVTKDEEPARLHVEKLRSARTVFQKENGTVTAANASPINDGAAAVILVSEKVLKEKNLKPLAIIKGWGEAAHQPADFTWAPSLAVPKALKHAGIEDINSVDYFEFNEAFSVVGLVNTKILKLDPSKVNVYGGAVALGHPLGCSGARVVVTLLSILQQEGGKIGVAAICNGGGGASSIVIEKI comes from the coding sequence ATGTCTCAGAACGTTTACATTGTATCGACTGCCAGAACCCCAATTGGTTCATTCCAGGGTTCTCTATCCTCCAAGACAGCAGTGGAATTGGGTGCTGTTGCTTTAAAAGGCGCCTTGGCTAAGGTTCCAGAATTGGATGCATCCAAGGATTTTGACGAAATTATTTTTGGTAACGTTCTTTCTGCCAATTTGGGCCAAGCTCCGGCCAGACAAGTTGCTTTGGCTGCCGGTTTGAGTAATCATATCGTTGCAAGCACAGTTAACAAGGTCTGTGCATCCGCTATGAAGGCAATCATTTTGGGTGCTCAATCCATCAAATGTGGTAATGCTGATGTTGTCGTAGCTGGTGGTTGTGAATCTATGACTAACGCACCATACTACATGCCAGCAGCCCGTGCGGGTGCCAAATTTGGCCAAACTGTTCTTGTTGATGGTGTCGAAAGAGATGGGTTGAACGATGCGTACGATGGTCTAGCCATGGGTGTACACGCAGAAAAGTGTGCCCGTGATTGGGATATTACTAGAGAACAACAAGACAATTTTGCCATCGAATCCTACCAAAAATCTCAAAAATCTCAAAAGGAAGGTAAATTCGACAATGAAATTGTACCTGTTACCATTAAGGGATTTAGAGGTAAGCCTGATACTCAAGTCACGAAGGACGAGGAACCTGCTAGATTACacgttgaaaaattgagaTCTGCAAGGActgttttccaaaaagaaaacggtACTGTTACTGCCGCTAACGCTTCTCCAATCAACGATGGTGCTGCAGCCGTCATCTTGGTTTCCgaaaaagttttgaaggaaaagaatttgaagcCTTTGGCTATTATCAAAGGTTGGGGTGAGGCCGCTCATCAACCAGCTGATTTTACATGGGCTCCATCTCTTGCAGTTCCAAAGGCTTTGAAACATGCTGGCATCGAAGACATCAATTCTGTTGATTACTTTGAATTCAATGAAGCCTTTTCGGTTGTCGGTTTGGTGAACACTAAGATTTTGAAGCTAGACCCATCTAAGGTTAATGTATATGGTGGTGCTGTTGCTCTAGGTCACCCATTGGGTTGTTCTGGTGCTAGAGTGGTTGTTACACTGCTATCCATCTTACAGCAAGAAGGAGGTAAGATCGGTGTTGCCGCCATTTGTAatggtggtggtggtgcTTCCTCTATTGTCATTGAAAAGATATGA
- the SMA1 gene encoding Sma1p (hypothetical protein involved in prospore membrane assembly; involved in the assembly of the prospore membrane during sporulation; interacts with Spo14p): MACTNDGPNKYPEIVSVKHLFQHSGSKHEFSAGKRFSKSIGKIFKRNSALKTSRTETANHKMELKKREGVTLLPPVPESLLHKLNSWLETFSSTKNMKIEENKIVINEKEIRDSVSYYPDKNGGSAVFCYLPDLVLYYKPPIKVTGKQCPIKRSPWESMEIQYQKFMYPLERLERQFEEVPFRPWYFAMRLKELYRCCERSFTNAANRGKARLLRGKQRTKKSYHKTVNLVSAKISTHSNAPSPG; the protein is encoded by the coding sequence ATGGCATGTACTAATGATGGTCCTAATAAATATCCCGAAATTGTGAGTGTTAAGCACCTGTTCCAACATTCGGGATCCAAGCATGAATTTAGTGCTGGTAAAcgattttcaaaatccattggtaaaatattcaaaCGAAACTCTGCTTTGAAAACTTCTAGAACTGAAACGGCAAATCATAAAAtggaattgaaaaaaagagaggGTGTTACCTTATTGCCACCTGTCCCAGAATCATTATTACATAAACTCAATTCTTGGTTggaaactttttcttccaccAAGAACATGAAAAtcgaagaaaacaaaattgttattaatgaaaaagagaTTCGGGATTCAGTCTCTTACTACCCTGATAAGAATGGAGGAAGTGCTGTATTTTGTTACTTGCCCGACCTTGTGCTATATTATAAGCCGCCTATAAAAGTCACAGGCAAGCAATGTCCAATAAAGAGAAGTCCTTGGGAATCGATGGAAATCCAATATCAAAAGTTTATGTACCCCTTAGAAAGGTTGGAAAGACAGTTTGAGGAAGTTCCATTTAGGCCCTGGTATTTTGCAATGCGATTAAAGGAACTTTACAGATGCTGTGAAAGGTCTTTTACTAACGCGGCAAATAGAGGAAAGGCAAGGTTATTGCGGGGGAAGCAAAGGACGAAAAAATCGTATCATAAGACTGTCAACCTGGTATCAGCGAAGATTTCCACCCATTCAAATGCGCCGTCGCCGGGCtga